DNA sequence from the Streptomyces sp. MST-110588 genome:
AGGCCCAGCGCCTCGTCCACGACGCGGCGGATGAGCTGGGAGCGCTCGGCGGTGGACAGGACCGGGCCCTCGCGGCTGATGATGTGGCCCAGTACGCGTTCCAGGCGGATCCGGCGCTCGGCCGCCGCCAGCGAGGACATCTCGGCGAGGTCGATCTCTTCGAGCAGCTTGGCGCGGTAGACGGCGACGGGGTGGCCGTCCTCGCGGGCCGCCACGGGGACCTCGGGCGCGACGATGCGGGCTTTGAGGCTCATGGGGTCCGTGATTCCTTCGGGGTGCCTGTGCTTGTGCTTGTGCCTGTCGTTGTGCCTGTGCCGTGGCCGGTCTCGGTACGTGTGCTGACGTATACGGCCGTGCCCGGGCCGGGGCCGGGAGCCGTACCGTCCTCCGTGTCGGGCAGCGGCATGGTGGCGCTGCGGGCCGCCGTCCCCAAATGATCGACGCCCGGGATGACCGACGGGATCTCCACGGTCACCGTCACCTCTACCTGGTCACCGCCCGGCCCACCGGCGAAGTTCGCCCTTTCGCCGACCCAGCCGCTCATCGCCGCCCTGCCCACCGCCTCCGGGTCGGCCGCGCTGTCGGCCTTGTCCTGCGAGTACGCCCGGGCCGCCGCCCGTGCTCCCGTACCTGCCTGCTGGACGGCGTACGCGGCGATGCCGAGCTGCACCACGCCCAGTGCGATGGCCAGGAGAATGGGCAGGAAGCCGAGGAATTCGATCGAGACGGTCCCGCGGTCGCGCCCCCGGGCACGGTCACGGTTCCGGGCACGGTCACGACCCCGGGCACGGTCCCGGCGCCGCCATCGCCCGCCGCTCGTACTCGTAGCCCTGCTGCCCGCCCTGCTCATGGCCCCTCCTTCACGGCGCCGGCCGTACCGATGACCCGCCACGGGAAATTCGCGGCACCGGGAAAGAGCACCGGCACCGCAAGTCCTACCCGCGCCTTCCACAGGTCACCGGCGGGGGCACATTCGATGTCCGCCCCGGCGCTCCAGGCGTCCGGCAGGTCCTTCATGGCCGCCGCCTGGCAAGCCGCCTCGCCACCGGTCTCCGTGGCCGTCCCGCTGCGGGCGCCCCGGTCCGCGGCGTGCCCGGCGAGCGAGTACGTGTAGCCGATGAGCACGAACTGCCACAGCAGCGCAAGCACGATCAGGATCAGGGGCGCGATCCCCAGGAACTCGACGGAGACCTGCCCCCGGTCCCGGCCGCCGCGCCCTGCGCATACGCCCCGCAGCAGCCCCCGCGCCGCTCCCCGCACCCCTCAGCCCTCCCCGTACGGCCGGGAGAAGCCCAGTTGTCCCGGTGCGCCCCCGGACGCGACGCCCCCCGGCCCGCCGGCGCCCTCCGTGCCCGGCTGCCCGGCGGTCAGCGCCTTGCGCCGGCGCCCGGTCAGTGGCGTACGGGCCCGATGGCTGCCGCGCCCCTGGCGGGCGGCCGGAGCCTCGATCAGGCCCAGTTCCCCCGCCAGCGCCCACAGCGCCTGCCGGACCGCGGACCGGCCGTCCAGGTCCTGCATCCGGCCCGCGTCGACGCACGGCTGGAGTTCCTTGAAGCCGGCGGGCACCGGCGTACGGGCGACTTTCGTGCCGGTGGCCTTCTCGACGAGCGGCGGCTGGATCTCGGTGTTACGGGTGAGGCGGTTGACGACGGTCGTGGTGTCCTGTGCCTTGCGGATGCGCAGCCGGTCCCACAGCCGTACGAGTCGCTTGGCGGCCCGTACACACACCACGTCCGGGGTCGTCACCAGCAGTGCCACATCGGCCAGTTCGACGGCGGCGGCGTTGGCCGACTGCATCTGCGCGCCGCAGTCCACCACCACGACCTCGTACCGGGCGCGCAGCGCGGCCAGGATCTGGCGGGCCGCGCGGTCGTCGATCTCTTCCCCGCGCTCGCCCTCCTCGGGGGCCAGCAGCAGCCCGAGGCCGGTGTGATGGGCGTGTACGGCGTCCTGGAGGACGCGGGGGGAGATGTCCTGGATGCCGGCCAGGTCGACGATGGAGCGGCGGAACTGTACGTCCAGATAGGAGGCGATGTCCCCCGACTGGAGGTCCATGTCCACCAGCGCCACGGCGCGCCCGGCGGCGCGTGCGGCCAGTGCGAGCTGGACGGCGGTGACGGTGGCGCCCACCCCGCCCTTGGCGCCGGTGACGGTGACCAGCGTGCCGCTCGGACCGCTGAACGCCTCGGTGGCGCCGCCGAGATGGGCCCGTACGCCGGTTGCCCACTGGGCCGCCGCCCGCACCCGGGCCGCCAGTTCCTCGTACCCCACAGGGAGCGCGACGATGCCCCGCGCGCCCGCGTCCATGGCGGCGGAGAAGAGGGCCGGGCCGGTGTCGGCGGTGATCAGGACGACGCCGACGGCGGGAAAACGCAGCGCCACCTCGCGGATCAGCTCCAGCGCGGGCACCGGACCGATGCGCTCGTGGACGAGGACGACTTCGGGGAGTTCCTGTACGGAGCCGACGGGCGGCCGGGACGGTACGGCGGGCAGGAACGCGCCGGAGGGGGCGGCGGGGCCCGGGACGCCCGGTCCGGCGGCGGGGGAGGAGACGGGCGGCGGAGCGGCGGACGGCTGTATGAGGGACGCCTCGGCGGGCGGACGGCCCGCGCCCGCGGCCTGCGCCAGGGTGTTCAGGAGGCTGGTGGAGTCGGTGACCGGGGCGCCGGGCTCGGCGTCCGGCAACTGGCTGAGCAGCGAGTAAACGGCTCGGGCGGCGTCGGGGTCACCGACTGCCGGGAGGATGCGGATGGTCACCTGTGCCTCCGGGTCACTTGTGCCTCCGTGTTACTTGTCGCCGTCGAGGGTGTAGGTGCGGTCGCCGGGCGGAACGGTGCCGTCGCCGCCGGGGGCGACCAGGGCGAGTCGTACGTGGGAGGCGAAGGACTCCGCGTAGGCGACGCGCTGGGCGTCCTTGGTTTCCAGGGCGAAGGTGATCGGTACGGCTTCGGTGGCCCGCCGCGTACTGCCCGCACGGGGCGTCTCTCCCGGGTCCTTGGACAGCGGCGTCAGCTTGCCCACGTCGATGACCTGGACGTTCGCGACGATCAGCTTGGACACCGGCTTGTCCTGCGGGCGTCTGCCCTCAAAGGTGGCGTAGATGTTGACCCGCGCCCCCGCGTTGATCTTGCCCGCCACGCCCGTGGCCGCGTCGATCATGATGGCGATCTCCTGCTGCCCCGGCTTGAGCGCCGGACGCGCGACGATCATGTCGTCCTGGAGGAGCGATCCCTTGTGCAGCGGGGTCGCGGCGATCTTGCCCCGGATCCGGTCCAGATCGGTGACGGCGGTGGGCGGCAGCCACCGCTCGGGCATCGCCACCTTCTCGAACTGCCCCGGGTTCAGTGCCTCATAGGCCGGCACCTGCGCCTTGAGCCGGTACGCGACGGCCTCGGGTCCGACCTTGGACTCCACGTTACGGATCACCGACAGTACGCCGACGAACGCGCCGATCGCGCAGAGGGCCGACAGGAGCAGCAGGATCACTCCGCGGCGCTGACGTGAGTTCATAGGTGGCGGACCTCGTTCGGAGCGGGGCGGGCGGGGGACTCCAGGGCGTGGGCGGGGACTCCGGCGTCGGGCGGTCCGGCCGTGGCGGTACGCCCGGCCGGCGGCGGCCTCAGCGCACGCGTTCCACGGTCCGCCGGTCCGTGACGCCCGAGGGCGCGACCGGCGACAGACCGCGCTGCCGCAGGGACGAGGGGGTCGGGAGGGCCGGGAGCGGCAGGGGCGGCGGGCGGGCCGGGCGGTGAGTGCGTGGGCGGGGCGGCTTCCACAGCCGCCGTGGTGGCCGGGTAGATACCGGTACGGGGGCCGGTGGCCGTGCCGGAGCCCGTTGACGTACGGGAACCCGTACCCGTACCGGCGCTTTCGCCCGAACCCGAGCGCGACCCCGCGCCCGAGCACGAACCCGCGCCCGCACCGGAACCCGGACCCCCGCCCGTCACCGGCGCCGAGCAGAAGGCACACCGGTCGCCGATCAGTTCCAGCCCGCACCAACGGCACTCCTCCCTGCGGACGGACGACACCAACTGGTGGAGGACGGAGAGATCCGGGATGGCCGCCGCGAACTCGACCAGTTTGCGCGTGCCCCACCAGGCCGCGGACTCGGCCGGCAGCCGTGTCTCGTACACGTCCCGTACCTGCCACTCCGGGGCGAGCACGGTCTCGACCCAGTCACCGGCCGGTCTGCCGCGGGCCGTCCGACCGTGGGCCACGGCCAGTTCGGTGACGTACCCGGGCCCGGGCAGTCCGGCTTCCGTGCTGTTCCGGTCGACCCGTACGAGCTGGGGCCGGGGCGCGGCCAGTGCCGCGAAGCGCGTACCGGGGAGCCAGGAGGTCAGATGCGTCCGCAGGTCCACCTCGACCGCGTCCAGGCCGGTGACGCTGCCCAGCAGCGCCCCGGCGTGGATGTAGTGGGCCAGCAGCCGGGCGGCGCAGGCCAGCACGCCGGGGCCGAGGTCGCACAGCGACAACTGCCGTAACTGGCGGGCGAGTACGGCGACGGCGAGCGGCGGCAGGGCCAGCGGCACGATCGCGATCCGCTCGCTCTCCAGGACGGCCCGGAGGGTGTGCAGCCGGCGGACATGGGCCGGCGGGCACGCGGAGGAGCACAGGACGACCAGATGGCCGTGGTGTTCCAGTACGGCGCTGGTCTCCGTCAGCGCGTCGTCCAGCGGCTGGGCGTGCGGCGGCGGGAGGACGACGGCGGCGGGGGTCTGCCGGTCGGCGGCGGGCAGCGCGAGGTCGGCGCTGGTGACTGCGGTCGCGGTCGGCACGTGGCGTCCCCCACTCACTGTGGCCACCGGGGCACCCGGGGCCGTGGATCGGCACAGCACTGCGCCTTCGGCGCTCTTGGCTCAGCACTTTATCCACGAGATACGCCGCAGAGAACACGTTCCGGAG
Encoded proteins:
- a CDS encoding TadE family protein; amino-acid sequence: MSRAGSRATSTSGGRWRRRDRARGRDRARNRDRARGRDRGTVSIEFLGFLPILLAIALGVVQLGIAAYAVQQAGTGARAAARAYSQDKADSAADPEAVGRAAMSGWVGERANFAGGPGGDQVEVTVTVEIPSVIPGVDHLGTAARSATMPLPDTEDGTAPGPGPGTAVYVSTRTETGHGTGTTTGTSTSTGTPKESRTP
- a CDS encoding TadE/TadG family type IV pilus assembly protein; the encoded protein is MRGAARGLLRGVCAGRGGRDRGQVSVEFLGIAPLILIVLALLWQFVLIGYTYSLAGHAADRGARSGTATETGGEAACQAAAMKDLPDAWSAGADIECAPAGDLWKARVGLAVPVLFPGAANFPWRVIGTAGAVKEGP
- a CDS encoding AAA family ATPase, translating into MTIRILPAVGDPDAARAVYSLLSQLPDAEPGAPVTDSTSLLNTLAQAAGAGRPPAEASLIQPSAAPPPVSSPAAGPGVPGPAAPSGAFLPAVPSRPPVGSVQELPEVVLVHERIGPVPALELIREVALRFPAVGVVLITADTGPALFSAAMDAGARGIVALPVGYEELAARVRAAAQWATGVRAHLGGATEAFSGPSGTLVTVTGAKGGVGATVTAVQLALAARAAGRAVALVDMDLQSGDIASYLDVQFRRSIVDLAGIQDISPRVLQDAVHAHHTGLGLLLAPEEGERGEEIDDRAARQILAALRARYEVVVVDCGAQMQSANAAAVELADVALLVTTPDVVCVRAAKRLVRLWDRLRIRKAQDTTTVVNRLTRNTEIQPPLVEKATGTKVARTPVPAGFKELQPCVDAGRMQDLDGRSAVRQALWALAGELGLIEAPAARQGRGSHRARTPLTGRRRKALTAGQPGTEGAGGPGGVASGGAPGQLGFSRPYGEG
- the cpaB gene encoding Flp pilus assembly protein CpaB, which translates into the protein MNSRQRRGVILLLLSALCAIGAFVGVLSVIRNVESKVGPEAVAYRLKAQVPAYEALNPGQFEKVAMPERWLPPTAVTDLDRIRGKIAATPLHKGSLLQDDMIVARPALKPGQQEIAIMIDAATGVAGKINAGARVNIYATFEGRRPQDKPVSKLIVANVQVIDVGKLTPLSKDPGETPRAGSTRRATEAVPITFALETKDAQRVAYAESFASHVRLALVAPGGDGTVPPGDRTYTLDGDK